The Mustelus asterias chromosome 23, sMusAst1.hap1.1, whole genome shotgun sequence genome window below encodes:
- the LOC144510331 gene encoding immunoglobulin kappa light chain-like: MSQQSLSLILILHVLRAHVTDSEPSLPQRPFTMTAKVGQTVNLTCHHSYEVEFVASYFWYKQSVGEIPKLIDIQSCQGDGCKFISKKGHGKGELLLEIRNVQANDSGSYYCAERDGYQPLQNGPTLLVGDSSTKKTAVLIFVPPAQLDVNDTVPLVCLVSGVSSNQIAIFWNISGLVTEGSSDPGTMEGDGTYSIRSHVMVSGETWKSGAVCTCIVELGTPGQYWTKSVSNPKATEKWKEWCRQTIYIGITVLVILILLLVLISIWSCKNDTSEDRDRGSHNETLSERRQHEGRKERHMGDHRQTDRNLKTQRGIQSQGGPLYASLDLAALEKRSKKKNRK, encoded by the exons ATGTCCCAGCAATCTTTATCCCTGATACTCATTCTCCACGTGTTGCGGGCTCATG TTACAGATTCGGAGCCCTCTCTACCTCAAAGGCCCTTCACAATGACAGCTAAAGTCGGACAGACGGTGAATTTAACCTGTCACCACAGTTACGAGGTGGAATTCGTGGCTAGCTATTTCTGGTACAAACAAAGTGTTGGTGAAATTCCGAAACTAATCGATATCCAATCCTGTCAGGGAGACGGTTGTAAGTTTATTTCAAAAAAAGGCCACGGCAAAGGTGAATTGTTACTGGAAATTCGCAATGTTCAGGCGAATGACTCGGGTTCCTACTACTGTGCTGAACGGGATGGCTATCAACCGCTTCAGAATGGACCAACACTGCTGGTTGGAG ACAGTTCTACGAAGAAGACGGCTGTGCTGATATTTGTCCCGCCGGCTCAGCTGGATGTGAATGATACCGTGCCCttagtgtgtttggtcagtggagTTTCTTCCAACCAGATTGCTATTTTCTGGAATATTTCCGGCTTGGTCACTGAGGGATCGAGTGATCCCGGGACAATGGAGGGCGACGGGACCTACAGCATCAGAAGTCACGTCATGGTGTCGGGGGAAACCTGGAAAAGCGGCGCTGTCTGTACTTGTATTGTTGAATTGGGGACTCCAGGGCAATATTGGACGAAGAGTGTTTCGAATCCCAAAGCAACTGAAAAATGGAAAG AATGGTGCAGACAGACGATTTATATTGGAATTACTGTCCTGGTCATACTGATTCTACTGTTGGTCCTTATTTCCATTTGGAGTTGTAAAAATGACACATCAG AAGACAGAGACAGGGGATCCCACAATGAAAC CTTGAGCGAGAGAAGGCAGCACGAGGGACGTAAGGAGCGACACATGG GGGATCACCGTCAAACAGACAGAAACTTGAAAACGCAGCGTGGAATACAG